From a region of the Bradyrhizobium manausense genome:
- a CDS encoding aminoglycoside phosphotransferase family protein, with protein MLGKIAFFETDERPDIAAERARILPALRQRLQSSSRNATVTPALGGTLGICFDAEIAGEKRFLKTHLPDAEARGSLTREADILAQLYGTTIVLDRFEVPLADGTSRLCLLMPALTPLTSPIKPANALAMAHECNERLGDWRPGDLPTFDRYLVSAARALKILSERDLLEQASAAELRRLITLLEDSLPKLPQALCHGDFGPKNIMLEGAVPRVIDWEDAFLGIAGYDYLYWLTFMENRPFLQTAAFGQTGLLSDIERAILALVVLLKSYLAVCSGAYLKHAVSPQARIAEILELR; from the coding sequence GTGCTGGGTAAGATCGCGTTCTTCGAAACCGACGAGCGCCCCGACATCGCTGCCGAACGCGCGCGCATCCTGCCTGCGCTCCGGCAACGCCTGCAATCATCCAGCCGAAACGCCACGGTAACGCCGGCGCTCGGCGGCACGCTGGGCATCTGCTTCGATGCCGAGATTGCCGGCGAGAAACGGTTTCTGAAGACCCATCTTCCTGACGCAGAAGCGCGCGGCAGCCTGACGAGGGAAGCCGACATCCTCGCGCAGCTCTATGGCACGACGATCGTGCTCGACCGTTTCGAGGTCCCGCTCGCGGACGGAACGAGCCGGCTCTGCCTGCTCATGCCAGCGCTTACCCCGCTGACTTCGCCCATCAAGCCCGCAAATGCCCTCGCAATGGCGCACGAATGCAATGAGCGGCTCGGAGATTGGCGCCCGGGCGATCTGCCGACGTTCGATCGATATCTCGTCTCCGCGGCGCGCGCGCTAAAAATCCTGTCGGAGCGCGACCTGCTCGAGCAGGCAAGCGCGGCCGAACTTCGCCGGCTCATCACGCTGCTTGAGGACAGCCTTCCAAAACTCCCGCAAGCGCTCTGCCACGGTGATTTCGGACCGAAGAACATCATGCTCGAGGGCGCGGTGCCGCGCGTCATCGACTGGGAAGATGCTTTCCTCGGCATTGCCGGCTACGACTATCTCTACTGGCTGACCTTCATGGAGAACCGGCCGTTCCTGCAAACGGCGGCATTCGGGCAAACCGGCCTTTTGTCCGATATCGAGCGCGCGATCCTCGCGCTCGTCGTCCTGCTCAAATCATATTTGGCGGTCTGCTCGGGCGCATATCTGAAGCATGCGGTTTCGCCGCAGGCACGCATCGCCGAGATTCTGGAGCTGCGCTGA
- the rfbG gene encoding CDP-glucose 4,6-dehydratase, with the protein MTDPAFWRGKKVFLTGHTGFKGAWASLLLRRLGADVYGYALAPTHQSSLFVTARIADDIKQRVADIRDLSDLRAAMAEAAPDIVIHMAAQALVRPSYEEPVETFATNVMGTVHVLEAARQLRSVRVILNVTSDKCYENNGAGAAFREGDRLGGDDPYSNSKACAELVTHSYRHSFFNAEGAARVATARAGNVFGGGDWARDRLVPDAMQAFLAGDALRIRNPNSVRPWQHALDPVLGYLTLVERLAGDERFIGGWNFGPDAASEVSVGKVVEHLIAMWGEGARWTADAGPHPHEAAYLRLDCTKARSELGWTPRLDLAQGLRLTVDWYKALREGRNLRTFSRDQLDQVVGAAHAA; encoded by the coding sequence GTGACGGATCCGGCGTTCTGGCGCGGCAAGAAGGTTTTTCTGACCGGCCACACCGGCTTCAAGGGCGCATGGGCCTCGCTGCTGCTGCGCCGTCTCGGCGCCGACGTCTACGGCTATGCACTGGCGCCGACGCATCAATCCTCGCTGTTCGTGACGGCGCGGATCGCCGACGACATCAAGCAGCGCGTTGCTGACATCCGCGATCTCTCCGACTTGCGTGCCGCGATGGCGGAGGCTGCGCCCGATATCGTCATCCACATGGCCGCGCAGGCGCTGGTGCGTCCGTCCTATGAAGAGCCGGTCGAGACGTTTGCGACCAACGTGATGGGCACGGTGCATGTGCTGGAGGCAGCGCGGCAGCTGCGCTCGGTGCGGGTGATCCTGAATGTCACCAGCGACAAGTGCTATGAGAACAACGGAGCCGGCGCGGCCTTCCGCGAGGGGGATCGTCTCGGCGGCGATGATCCCTACAGCAACAGCAAGGCCTGCGCCGAGCTCGTGACGCATTCCTATCGCCACAGCTTCTTCAATGCCGAGGGCGCGGCACGCGTTGCGACGGCGCGCGCCGGCAACGTGTTCGGCGGTGGCGACTGGGCGCGCGATCGCCTCGTGCCCGACGCGATGCAGGCGTTTCTCGCCGGTGATGCCTTGCGTATCCGCAATCCCAATTCGGTGCGGCCCTGGCAGCACGCGCTCGATCCGGTGCTCGGCTATCTCACGCTGGTCGAGCGGCTGGCGGGCGACGAACGCTTCATCGGTGGCTGGAACTTCGGGCCTGATGCCGCCAGCGAGGTGTCGGTCGGCAAGGTGGTCGAGCATCTCATCGCGATGTGGGGTGAGGGCGCGCGCTGGACCGCGGATGCCGGTCCGCATCCGCATGAGGCTGCCTATCTCAGGCTCGACTGCACCAAGGCACGCAGCGAGCTCGGCTGGACCCCGCGGCTGGATCTGGCGCAGGGCCTGCGTCTGACCGTTGACTGGTACAAGGCGCTGCGCGAGGGCCGGAACCTGCGCACATTCTCGCGCGACCAACTCGATCAGGTCGTCGGCGCCGCGCACGCGGCGTGA
- the rfbF gene encoding glucose-1-phosphate cytidylyltransferase, protein MKVVILAGGLGTRIAEETSTRPKPMVEIGGRPILWHIMKIYSHYGFNDFVICLGYKGYMIKEYFANYFLHMSDVTFHLAENRMEVHRETAEPWRVTLVDTGEETQTGGRLKRVLPYVANEPFFALTYGDGVADIDLGAEIAFHKAHGRRATVSVVRPAKRFGAVAIEGDRVVNFEEKPNDDGGWINGGFFLLSPSVGELIAGDKTIWEREPMEQLVRGDDLRAFVHPGFWHPMDSLRDRNFLEGEWAGNRAKWRVW, encoded by the coding sequence ATGAAAGTCGTCATTCTCGCCGGAGGCCTCGGCACCCGCATCGCCGAGGAAACCAGTACGCGGCCGAAGCCGATGGTGGAGATCGGCGGCCGGCCCATCCTCTGGCACATCATGAAAATCTACAGCCATTACGGCTTCAACGACTTCGTGATCTGCCTCGGCTACAAGGGCTACATGATCAAGGAGTACTTCGCGAATTACTTCCTGCACATGTCCGACGTGACGTTCCATCTCGCCGAGAACCGGATGGAAGTGCATCGCGAAACCGCCGAGCCCTGGCGGGTCACGCTGGTCGACACCGGCGAGGAGACCCAGACCGGCGGCCGGCTGAAGCGGGTGCTGCCTTATGTCGCGAACGAGCCTTTCTTCGCGCTGACCTATGGCGACGGCGTCGCCGACATCGATCTCGGCGCCGAGATTGCCTTCCACAAGGCGCATGGCCGCAGGGCCACGGTCTCGGTGGTGCGGCCCGCGAAGCGGTTCGGCGCGGTCGCGATCGAGGGCGACCGCGTCGTCAATTTCGAGGAGAAGCCGAACGACGACGGTGGTTGGATCAACGGCGGTTTCTTCCTGCTGTCGCCGTCGGTCGGAGAGTTGATCGCAGGCGACAAGACGATCTGGGAGCGCGAGCCGATGGAGCAACTCGTCCGCGGCGACGATCTGCGCGCCTTTGTGCATCCCGGCTTCTGGCATCCGATGGACTCGCTGCGCGACCGCAACTTCCTCGAAGGCGAGTGGGCGGGCAATCGCGCCAAATGGAGGGTCTGGTGA